In Solanum lycopersicum chromosome 5, SLM_r2.1, the following are encoded in one genomic region:
- the LOC138348683 gene encoding uncharacterized protein, translating into MAQENVKFLLGVWLLLLYFFSSVFGDNNTQDGNSEDGSISPPTQSACTNCTICPYTCQSPPPPTPPSGGGYQSYGVPPPTGYVNCPPAQPVTNPCCPQYNNYGPPPPPYNYYSGSTTLSPFIRLFAFECSFAILVLFLHYVVCV; encoded by the coding sequence ATGGCTCAAGAAAATGTGAAGTTTCTTCTTGGGGTTTGGTTGCTTTTACTTTACTTTTTCTCAAGTGTTTTTGGTGACAATAATACTCAAGATGGTAACTCTGAGGATGGTTCAATATCACCACCAACACAAAGTGCTTGTACAAATTGTACAATTTGTCCATATACTTGTCAATCTCCGCCACCACCAACGCCACCTTCTGGTGGTGGATACCAAAGCTATGGCGTTCCACCACCAACCGGTTATGTAAATTGTCCGCCAGCTCAGCCTGTTACAAACCCTTGCTGCCCACAGTATAATAACTATGGACCTCCACCACCACCTTATAACTACTATTCTGGTTCTACAACTCTTTCGCCTTTTATCAGACTCTTTGCTTTTGAATGTTCTTTTGCTATTTTAGTCCTTTTTCTCCATTATGTTGTTTGTGTTTGA
- the LOC138348684 gene encoding uncharacterized protein, with protein MVGVKEDTEIADMRSPALLLQENLLSFERVKSVCSADFFEIINEEGKTAEELFTKANAKLCSEAKDWLKRTAENCTIVAMLIATVTFAAAYTIPGGPNQSTSYPVLLAQPFFFIFTIGDVLSITFALTSQ; from the exons ATGGTTGGTGTAAAAGAGGACACTGAAATTGCAGATATGAGAAGCCCTGCTTTGCTATTGCAAGAGAACTTGCTCTCATTTGAG CGTGTGAAAAGCGTCTGCTCAGCTGATTTTTTCGAAATTATTAACGAAGAAGGCAAGACAGCAGAAGAGTTATTCACTAAAGCAAATGCTAAACTATGTTCAGAAGCGAAAGACTGGCTTAAACGCACTGCTGAGAACTGTACAATAGTTGCTATGCTCATTGCAACAGTAACATTTGCCGCAGCCTATACTATTCCAGGTGGTCCAAATCAAAGCACGAGTTATCCCGTCCTCTTGGCCCAaccattcttttttattttcactattGGAGATGTGCTTTCCATTACCTTTGCTTTGACCTCACAATGA